A region from the Lutra lutra chromosome 1, mLutLut1.2, whole genome shotgun sequence genome encodes:
- the RPS15 gene encoding 40S ribosomal protein S15 encodes MAEVEQKKKRTFRKFTYRGVDLDQLLDMSYEQLMQLYSARQRRRLNRGLRRKQHSLLKRLRKAKKEAPPMEKPEVVKTHLRDMIILPEMVGSMVGVYNGKTFNQVEIKPEMIGHYLGEFSITYKPVKHGRPGIGATHSSRFIPLK; translated from the exons ATG GCGGAAGTGGAGCAGAAGAAGAAGCGCACGTTCCGCAAGTTCACTTACCGCGGCGTGGACCTGGATCAGCTGCTGGATATGTCCTA CGAGCAGCTGATGCAGCTGTACAGCGCGCGGCAGCGGCGCCGGCTGAACCGCGGCCTGCGGCGGAAGCAGCACTCGCTGCTCAAGCGGCTGCGCAAGGCCAAGAAGGAGGCGCCGCCGATGGAGAAGCCGGAGGTGGTGAAGACGCACCTGCGGGACATGATCATCCTGCCCGAGATGGTGGGCAGCATGGTGGGCGTCTACAACGGCAAGACCTTCAACCAGGTGGAAATCAAG CCCGAGATGATCGGCCACTACCTGGGCGAGTTCTCCATCACCTACAAGCCGGTGAAGCACGGCCGGCCGGGCATCGGGGCCACGCACTCGTCGCGCTTCATCCCTCTCAAGTAG
- the DAZAP1 gene encoding DAZ-associated protein 1 isoform X2, producing MNNSGADEIGKLFVGGLDWSTTQETLRSYFSQYGEVVDCVIMKDKTTNQSRGFGFVKFKDPNCVGTVLASRPHTLDGRNIDPKPCTPRGMQPERTRPKEGWKGPRSDNSKSNKIFVGGIPHNCGETELREYFKKFGVVTEVVMIYDAEKQRPRGFGFITFEDEQSVDQAVNMHFHDIMGKKVEVKRAEPRDSKSQAPGQPGASQWGSRVVPSAANGWAGQPPPTWQQGYGPQGMWVPAGQAIGGYGPPPAGRGAPPPPPPFTSYIVSTPPGGFPPPQGFPQGYGAPPQFSFGYGPPPPPPDQFAPPGVPPPPATPGAAPLAFPPPPSQAAPDMSKPPTAQPDFPYSQYGYGQDLAGFGQGFSDPSQQPPSYGGPSVPGSGGPPAGGSGFGRGQNHNVQGFHPYRR from the exons GAAGCTCTTCGTGGGCGGTCTTGACTGGAGTACCACCCAAG AGACTCTGCGCAGCTACTTTTCCCAATATGGAGAAGTTGTAGACTGTGTGATCATGAAAGATAAAACCACCAACCAGTCGcgaggctttgggtttgtcaaATTTAAAGACCCAAACTGTGTGGGGACGGTGCTGGCCAGCAGACCACACACACTAGACGGCCGAAAC ATTGACCCGAAGCCATGCACGCCTCGAGGGATGCAGCCGGAGAGGACGCGGCCCAAGGAAGGATGG aaaggaCCCAGGAGCGATAACagtaaatcaaataaaatatttgtcgGTGGGATTCCTCACAATTGTGGTGAGACAGAGCTCAGGGAATACTTCAAGAAATTCGGAGTG GTCACAGAAGTGGTTATGATCTACGACGCAGAGAAGCAGAGGCCTCGAG GTTTTGGATTTATTACTTTCGAGGACGAACAATCAGTGGACCAGGCTGTCAACATGCATTTTCACGACATCATGGGCAAAAAA GTGGAAGTTAAACGGGCTGAGCCACGGGACAGCAAAAGCCAAGCGCCGGGACAGCCAGGTGCCAGCCAGTGGGGCAGTCGGGTCGTGCCCAGTGCTGCCAATGGCTGGGCAggccagcccccacccacctGGCAGCAAGGATACGGCCCGCAAG gAATGTGGGTTCCAGCAGGACAGGCAATTG GTGGCTACGGACCGCCGCCTGCAGGGAGAGGAgcgcccccgccacccccaccatTCACCTCGTACATCGTGTCCACCCCTCCCGGAGGGTTCCCCCCTCCTCAGGGCTTCCCACAGGGCTACGGTGCCCCCCCACAGTTCA GCTTCGGCTATGGGCCTCCACCTCCCCCACCGGATCAGTTCGCCCCGCCAGGGGTCCCTCCTCCACCTGCTACTCCAGGGGCAGCACCTCTGGCTTTCCCTCCGCCTCCGTCTCAGGCCGCCCCAGACATGAGCAAGCCTCCGACGGCCCAGCCGGACTTCCCCTATAGTCAGTACG GTTACGGACAGGACTTGGCTGGCTTCGGACAGGGCTTCTCAGACCCCAGCCAGCAGCCCCCCTCCTACGGGGGCCCCTCGGTGCCAGGCTCGGGGGGGCCCCCCGCCGGCGGCAGTGGCTTTGGACGAGGTCAGAACCACAACGTGCAAGGGTTCCACCCGTACCGACGCTAG
- the DAZAP1 gene encoding DAZ-associated protein 1 isoform X1: MNNSGADEIGKLFVGGLDWSTTQETLRSYFSQYGEVVDCVIMKDKTTNQSRGFGFVKFKDPNCVGTVLASRPHTLDGRNIDPKPCTPRGMQPERTRPKEGWQKGPRSDNSKSNKIFVGGIPHNCGETELREYFKKFGVVTEVVMIYDAEKQRPRGFGFITFEDEQSVDQAVNMHFHDIMGKKVEVKRAEPRDSKSQAPGQPGASQWGSRVVPSAANGWAGQPPPTWQQGYGPQGMWVPAGQAIGGYGPPPAGRGAPPPPPPFTSYIVSTPPGGFPPPQGFPQGYGAPPQFSFGYGPPPPPPDQFAPPGVPPPPATPGAAPLAFPPPPSQAAPDMSKPPTAQPDFPYSQYGYGQDLAGFGQGFSDPSQQPPSYGGPSVPGSGGPPAGGSGFGRGQNHNVQGFHPYRR; encoded by the exons GAAGCTCTTCGTGGGCGGTCTTGACTGGAGTACCACCCAAG AGACTCTGCGCAGCTACTTTTCCCAATATGGAGAAGTTGTAGACTGTGTGATCATGAAAGATAAAACCACCAACCAGTCGcgaggctttgggtttgtcaaATTTAAAGACCCAAACTGTGTGGGGACGGTGCTGGCCAGCAGACCACACACACTAGACGGCCGAAAC ATTGACCCGAAGCCATGCACGCCTCGAGGGATGCAGCCGGAGAGGACGCGGCCCAAGGAAGGATGG cagaaaggaCCCAGGAGCGATAACagtaaatcaaataaaatatttgtcgGTGGGATTCCTCACAATTGTGGTGAGACAGAGCTCAGGGAATACTTCAAGAAATTCGGAGTG GTCACAGAAGTGGTTATGATCTACGACGCAGAGAAGCAGAGGCCTCGAG GTTTTGGATTTATTACTTTCGAGGACGAACAATCAGTGGACCAGGCTGTCAACATGCATTTTCACGACATCATGGGCAAAAAA GTGGAAGTTAAACGGGCTGAGCCACGGGACAGCAAAAGCCAAGCGCCGGGACAGCCAGGTGCCAGCCAGTGGGGCAGTCGGGTCGTGCCCAGTGCTGCCAATGGCTGGGCAggccagcccccacccacctGGCAGCAAGGATACGGCCCGCAAG gAATGTGGGTTCCAGCAGGACAGGCAATTG GTGGCTACGGACCGCCGCCTGCAGGGAGAGGAgcgcccccgccacccccaccatTCACCTCGTACATCGTGTCCACCCCTCCCGGAGGGTTCCCCCCTCCTCAGGGCTTCCCACAGGGCTACGGTGCCCCCCCACAGTTCA GCTTCGGCTATGGGCCTCCACCTCCCCCACCGGATCAGTTCGCCCCGCCAGGGGTCCCTCCTCCACCTGCTACTCCAGGGGCAGCACCTCTGGCTTTCCCTCCGCCTCCGTCTCAGGCCGCCCCAGACATGAGCAAGCCTCCGACGGCCCAGCCGGACTTCCCCTATAGTCAGTACG GTTACGGACAGGACTTGGCTGGCTTCGGACAGGGCTTCTCAGACCCCAGCCAGCAGCCCCCCTCCTACGGGGGCCCCTCGGTGCCAGGCTCGGGGGGGCCCCCCGCCGGCGGCAGTGGCTTTGGACGAGGTCAGAACCACAACGTGCAAGGGTTCCACCCGTACCGACGCTAG
- the DAZAP1 gene encoding DAZ-associated protein 1 isoform X4 produces MWVPAGQAIGGYGPPPAGRGAPPPPPPFTSYIVSTPPGGFPPPQGFPQGYGAPPQFSFGYGPPPPPPDQFAPPGVPPPPATPGAAPLAFPPPPSQAAPDMSKPPTAQPDFPYSQYGYGQDLAGFGQGFSDPSQQPPSYGGPSVPGSGGPPAGGSGFGRGQNHNVQGFHPYRR; encoded by the exons ATGTGGGTTCCAGCAGGACAGGCAATTG GTGGCTACGGACCGCCGCCTGCAGGGAGAGGAgcgcccccgccacccccaccatTCACCTCGTACATCGTGTCCACCCCTCCCGGAGGGTTCCCCCCTCCTCAGGGCTTCCCACAGGGCTACGGTGCCCCCCCACAGTTCA GCTTCGGCTATGGGCCTCCACCTCCCCCACCGGATCAGTTCGCCCCGCCAGGGGTCCCTCCTCCACCTGCTACTCCAGGGGCAGCACCTCTGGCTTTCCCTCCGCCTCCGTCTCAGGCCGCCCCAGACATGAGCAAGCCTCCGACGGCCCAGCCGGACTTCCCCTATAGTCAGTACG GTTACGGACAGGACTTGGCTGGCTTCGGACAGGGCTTCTCAGACCCCAGCCAGCAGCCCCCCTCCTACGGGGGCCCCTCGGTGCCAGGCTCGGGGGGGCCCCCCGCCGGCGGCAGTGGCTTTGGACGAGGTCAGAACCACAACGTGCAAGGGTTCCACCCGTACCGACGCTAG
- the DAZAP1 gene encoding DAZ-associated protein 1 isoform X3, which produces MNNSGADEIGKLFVGGLDWSTTQETLRSYFSQYGEVVDCVIMKDKTTNQSRGFGFVKFKDPNCVGTVLASRPHTLDGRNIDPKPCTPRGMQPERTRPKEGWQKGPRSDNSKSNKIFVGGIPHNCGETELREYFKKFGVVTEVVMIYDAEKQRPRGFGFITFEDEQSVDQAVNMHFHDIMGKKVEVKRAEPRDSKSQAPGQPGASQWGSRVVPSAANGWAGQPPPTWQQGYGPQGMWVPAGQAIGGYGPPPAGRGAPPPPPPFTSYIVSTPPGGFPPPQGFPQGYGAPPQFSFGYGPPPPPPDQFAPPGVPPPPATPGAAPLAFPPPPSQAAPDMSKPPTAQPDFPYSQYGLGTYSPDPSGFGPILCLHSYGQAEQ; this is translated from the exons GAAGCTCTTCGTGGGCGGTCTTGACTGGAGTACCACCCAAG AGACTCTGCGCAGCTACTTTTCCCAATATGGAGAAGTTGTAGACTGTGTGATCATGAAAGATAAAACCACCAACCAGTCGcgaggctttgggtttgtcaaATTTAAAGACCCAAACTGTGTGGGGACGGTGCTGGCCAGCAGACCACACACACTAGACGGCCGAAAC ATTGACCCGAAGCCATGCACGCCTCGAGGGATGCAGCCGGAGAGGACGCGGCCCAAGGAAGGATGG cagaaaggaCCCAGGAGCGATAACagtaaatcaaataaaatatttgtcgGTGGGATTCCTCACAATTGTGGTGAGACAGAGCTCAGGGAATACTTCAAGAAATTCGGAGTG GTCACAGAAGTGGTTATGATCTACGACGCAGAGAAGCAGAGGCCTCGAG GTTTTGGATTTATTACTTTCGAGGACGAACAATCAGTGGACCAGGCTGTCAACATGCATTTTCACGACATCATGGGCAAAAAA GTGGAAGTTAAACGGGCTGAGCCACGGGACAGCAAAAGCCAAGCGCCGGGACAGCCAGGTGCCAGCCAGTGGGGCAGTCGGGTCGTGCCCAGTGCTGCCAATGGCTGGGCAggccagcccccacccacctGGCAGCAAGGATACGGCCCGCAAG gAATGTGGGTTCCAGCAGGACAGGCAATTG GTGGCTACGGACCGCCGCCTGCAGGGAGAGGAgcgcccccgccacccccaccatTCACCTCGTACATCGTGTCCACCCCTCCCGGAGGGTTCCCCCCTCCTCAGGGCTTCCCACAGGGCTACGGTGCCCCCCCACAGTTCA GCTTCGGCTATGGGCCTCCACCTCCCCCACCGGATCAGTTCGCCCCGCCAGGGGTCCCTCCTCCACCTGCTACTCCAGGGGCAGCACCTCTGGCTTTCCCTCCGCCTCCGTCTCAGGCCGCCCCAGACATGAGCAAGCCTCCGACGGCCCAGCCGGACTTCCCCTATAGTCAGTACG GCCTGGGTACCTATTCTCCAGACCCGTCGGGCTTCGGGCCCATACTTTGTTTACACTCTTATGGTCAGGCTGAGCAGTGA